One window of uncultured Trichococcus sp. genomic DNA carries:
- the pcrA gene encoding DNA helicase PcrA: protein MAIVQQKHDLIKGMNPRQAEAVLATEGPLLIMAGAGSGKTRVLTHRMAYLLEEKSVNPWNILAITFTNKAAKEMKERVIRLVGTVGNDMWVSTFHSMCVRILRRESEQLGYARSFTICDQSETETLMKRIIREKNLDSKKFDHRMILGRISQAKNELQTPKEFGDLAGGYIDNIVYECYKDYQKALENSQSMDFDDLIMLTVKLFQEYPETLSYYQNKFHYIHVDEYQDTNYAQYQLVQLLANKFKNICVVGDADQSIYGWRGADMENILNFEKDYPDAKVVLLEQNYRSTKKILRAANDVIQNNVNRKEKELWTDNPEGDNIVYFRGQSEHDEARYVISKMLQEVRENKRQYGDFAVLYRTNAQSRVIEENLLKSNIPYKMVGGRKFYDRKEIKDLLAYLRLIVNPSDDLSFGRIVNVPKRGIGDTSVEKLREFANMHDMTLLQAAHDVALSSVSGKAAKELKKFATVMDNLHKMQEFLSITELVQEMLSQTTYLEALEMEKTLESEARIENINEFLSVTQEFDKMNQEDFDLTAFLTDLALVSDLDQIEEEPQSEVTLMTMHAAKGLEFPIVFIIGMEDGIFPSSRSFMDEDQMEEERRLAYVGITRAEQKLFLTNAYSRMLYGRTMSNPASRFLDELDGSVLDREDSSGSTTNTYASKPASSGGRWKTASDTRQEKAFSQPFSTAPREKTTQSVQQTGNSGADRLGWAVGDKASHKKWGTGVVVQTSGEGDGLTLDIAFKNIGIKRLLASFAPIEKE from the coding sequence ATGGCAATTGTGCAACAAAAACACGACCTCATTAAAGGAATGAACCCAAGGCAAGCAGAAGCCGTTTTGGCGACGGAAGGGCCACTGTTGATCATGGCGGGGGCAGGCAGCGGCAAGACGCGGGTACTGACCCACCGCATGGCCTATCTACTGGAAGAAAAATCAGTCAACCCTTGGAACATCTTAGCCATCACCTTTACGAATAAAGCGGCAAAAGAAATGAAAGAGCGGGTCATCCGTCTGGTCGGGACGGTCGGCAACGACATGTGGGTATCCACTTTCCACTCCATGTGCGTGCGGATCCTCAGAAGAGAAAGCGAACAGCTCGGCTATGCGCGCTCCTTCACCATCTGCGACCAGAGCGAAACCGAAACATTGATGAAGCGCATCATCCGCGAAAAGAATCTGGACTCCAAAAAATTCGATCACCGTATGATTCTGGGGCGGATCAGCCAAGCGAAAAACGAGCTGCAGACACCGAAGGAATTCGGCGATCTGGCCGGCGGATACATCGACAATATTGTCTATGAATGCTACAAGGATTACCAAAAAGCGCTTGAAAACAGCCAATCGATGGATTTCGACGACCTGATCATGCTGACGGTCAAACTGTTCCAGGAATATCCAGAAACATTGTCCTACTACCAAAATAAATTCCATTACATCCATGTGGACGAGTACCAGGATACCAACTACGCCCAATATCAATTGGTGCAGCTATTGGCCAACAAATTCAAAAACATCTGTGTCGTCGGCGATGCGGACCAAAGTATCTACGGTTGGCGCGGTGCCGACATGGAGAACATCCTCAACTTCGAAAAGGACTATCCGGACGCCAAAGTAGTCTTGCTGGAGCAGAACTACCGCTCCACCAAAAAAATACTGCGCGCAGCCAATGATGTGATCCAAAACAACGTCAACCGGAAAGAAAAAGAGTTGTGGACAGACAATCCGGAAGGCGACAATATCGTCTACTTCCGGGGCCAATCCGAACACGACGAAGCGCGCTATGTCATTTCGAAGATGCTCCAGGAAGTCCGCGAAAACAAGCGCCAATACGGGGATTTCGCAGTGCTCTACCGGACGAACGCCCAGTCGCGTGTCATCGAGGAGAACCTACTGAAGTCGAATATCCCTTACAAAATGGTCGGCGGGCGCAAGTTCTACGACCGTAAAGAAATCAAAGACCTTTTGGCTTATCTGCGCCTGATCGTGAACCCGTCCGATGACTTGAGCTTCGGCCGCATCGTGAACGTGCCGAAACGCGGAATCGGCGATACGAGCGTCGAAAAACTGCGCGAATTCGCCAATATGCATGACATGACCTTACTACAGGCGGCCCATGATGTGGCGCTGTCCAGTGTATCCGGAAAAGCGGCTAAGGAATTGAAGAAATTCGCGACAGTCATGGATAATCTGCACAAAATGCAGGAATTCTTGTCGATCACGGAATTGGTCCAGGAAATGCTTTCCCAGACGACTTATCTGGAAGCCCTCGAAATGGAGAAGACGCTGGAGTCGGAAGCCCGGATCGAAAATATCAACGAATTCCTGTCGGTAACACAGGAGTTCGATAAAATGAATCAAGAAGACTTTGATCTCACGGCATTCCTGACCGATTTGGCATTGGTTTCCGATCTGGATCAGATCGAGGAGGAACCGCAGAGCGAAGTGACACTGATGACGATGCATGCAGCCAAAGGATTGGAATTCCCGATCGTCTTCATCATCGGAATGGAAGACGGCATTTTCCCGTCGTCCCGCTCCTTCATGGATGAGGACCAGATGGAGGAAGAACGGCGCTTGGCCTATGTCGGCATCACGCGGGCAGAACAGAAACTGTTCCTGACGAATGCCTATTCCCGCATGCTTTATGGACGTACGATGTCCAACCCGGCTTCGCGCTTCCTCGATGAATTGGACGGTTCCGTTCTGGACCGTGAGGACAGTTCCGGGTCCACGACAAACACGTATGCTTCAAAACCGGCAAGTTCGGGCGGGCGCTGGAAAACAGCAAGCGATACCCGTCAGGAGAAAGCCTTCAGTCAGCCGTTTTCGACTGCTCCGCGTGAAAAAACGACGCAGTCCGTCCAGCAAACCGGAAACAGCGGTGCGGACAGACTTGGCTGGGCTGTCGGGGACAAAGCCAGCCACAAGAAATGGGGCACAGGCGTTGTCGTTCAGACAAGCGGAGAAGGCGACGGTTTGACGCTGGACATCGCCTTCAAGAACATCGGCATCAAACGCTTGCTGGCATCCTTTGCACCGATCGAAAAAGAATAA
- the ligA gene encoding NAD-dependent DNA ligase LigA has translation MAKESLTEAQERIETLKTLLNRYSYEYYVLDKPSISDKEYDQQYHELEKLEKAHPELITTDSPTQRIGGTILPGFKKVQHDSPMLSLGNAFNQEDLLQFHQRISKLTDRPLQYLCELKIDGLAVSLKYENGLFIQGATRGDGSTGEDITQNLRTVKAIPLRLNEPLTFEVRGECYMPKASFVQLNADRDEKGLDIFANPRNAAAGSLRQLDPSIAASRNLSLYLYSATNFEQLAVETQDKLLNRLAQVGLRTNPERRLFDSIEEVWAFTEEIAAKRKDLPYEIDGIVIKVNDFTAQEEIGYTVKAPRWAIAYKFKAEEAETIVRDIEWTVGRTGVVTPTAVMDPVFLAGSTVQRASLHNVDLVREKDVRIGDTVVIHKAGDIIPEIQHVLIDRRDPDSEPYVIPETCPACASHLVHLEDEVALRCINPKCPAQIKEGLSHFVSRNAMNISGLGVRVVSQMFEKGLVKDVADLYKLTEEDLYQLDKIKEKSANNIVTAIDQSRGNSCERLLFGLGIRHVGAKAAASLAAEFETIDRLMQATKEEIMAVEGMGDIIADSVVAYFQLPEVKDLIEEFRANGVNLTYLGKKKAEVAAVDSIWNGKTVVLTGKLTHYNRTEATEMIEALGGKVTGSVSKKTDWIVAGEEAGSKLAKAQSLGIPVWTEEDMVKNLERSDNSE, from the coding sequence ATGGCGAAAGAAAGTCTGACCGAAGCCCAAGAGCGCATCGAGACGTTGAAGACGCTCCTCAACCGCTATAGTTACGAGTATTATGTACTGGACAAACCCAGTATTTCAGATAAAGAATACGACCAACAGTATCATGAACTGGAAAAATTGGAAAAAGCCCATCCCGAATTGATCACTACGGATTCGCCCACGCAACGCATCGGCGGCACCATCCTGCCGGGTTTCAAAAAGGTCCAGCACGATTCGCCGATGTTGAGCTTGGGGAATGCCTTCAATCAGGAGGACTTGCTGCAGTTCCATCAACGGATCAGCAAGCTGACCGACCGGCCTTTGCAGTACTTGTGCGAATTGAAGATCGACGGCTTGGCTGTGTCTTTGAAATACGAAAACGGCCTGTTCATCCAGGGTGCGACCCGGGGAGACGGAAGCACCGGCGAAGACATCACACAGAACCTGCGGACGGTCAAAGCCATTCCGTTGCGTCTGAATGAACCGTTGACTTTCGAAGTCCGCGGGGAATGCTACATGCCGAAAGCCTCCTTTGTCCAATTGAATGCGGACCGCGATGAGAAAGGCTTGGATATTTTTGCGAATCCGCGCAATGCCGCAGCCGGCAGTCTGCGCCAACTGGACCCCAGCATTGCGGCCAGCCGCAACCTGAGCCTCTATCTTTACAGCGCCACCAATTTCGAGCAATTGGCTGTGGAGACGCAGGACAAACTGCTGAACCGTTTGGCTCAAGTCGGTTTGCGGACCAATCCGGAACGCAGACTCTTCGATTCGATCGAAGAAGTTTGGGCATTCACAGAAGAAATCGCTGCGAAAAGGAAAGATTTGCCTTACGAAATCGACGGCATCGTCATCAAAGTCAATGACTTCACAGCCCAAGAAGAAATCGGCTATACGGTAAAAGCGCCGCGGTGGGCAATCGCCTACAAATTCAAGGCGGAAGAAGCCGAAACGATCGTGCGCGACATCGAGTGGACGGTCGGCCGCACCGGTGTTGTGACACCGACCGCCGTGATGGATCCCGTCTTCTTGGCCGGCTCCACCGTGCAGCGTGCCAGCCTGCATAATGTCGACCTCGTCCGCGAGAAAGATGTGCGCATCGGCGACACGGTCGTGATCCACAAGGCCGGAGACATCATCCCGGAAATCCAGCATGTCCTCATCGACCGCAGAGATCCGGACAGCGAACCTTATGTCATCCCGGAGACGTGCCCTGCCTGCGCCAGCCACCTGGTGCATCTGGAGGATGAGGTAGCTCTGCGCTGCATCAATCCGAAATGCCCGGCCCAGATCAAAGAAGGCTTATCCCACTTTGTGTCGCGCAATGCGATGAACATCAGCGGTCTGGGCGTTCGCGTCGTCAGCCAGATGTTCGAAAAAGGGCTCGTCAAGGACGTAGCTGATCTGTATAAACTGACGGAAGAAGACCTTTACCAGTTGGATAAAATCAAAGAAAAGTCCGCCAACAATATTGTGACGGCCATCGATCAGAGCCGAGGGAACTCCTGCGAACGCCTGTTGTTCGGATTGGGTATCCGTCATGTCGGAGCGAAGGCGGCAGCCAGTCTCGCAGCGGAATTCGAAACCATCGATCGGCTGATGCAGGCGACGAAAGAAGAAATCATGGCCGTCGAAGGCATGGGTGACATCATCGCGGACAGCGTCGTGGCCTATTTCCAATTGCCGGAAGTGAAGGATCTGATTGAAGAATTCCGAGCGAACGGCGTGAATCTGACCTACCTCGGCAAGAAAAAGGCTGAAGTGGCTGCTGTCGATTCCATCTGGAACGGCAAAACGGTTGTGTTGACGGGCAAGCTGACGCACTATAACCGGACCGAAGCGACAGAAATGATCGAAGCACTCGGCGGAAAAGTGACCGGCAGTGTCTCCAAAAAGACTGATTGGATCGTCGCCGGGGAAGAAGCCGGCAGCAAATTGGCAAAAGCCCAATCTTTGGGTATCCCTGTCTGGACAGAAGAAGATATGGTGAAAAACTTGGAAAGAAGTGACAACAGTGAATAA
- a CDS encoding CamS family sex pheromone protein produces MNKAKSVILMTVSGAAMFLLASCGQLAETQTTENTTKNGPEKVTVQTTQNQLSTDYYPALIVDGKYQFSQNRGVSLSLNSTANIKDFEADLLDVAKNVFPTDQYFFQEGQVIDYDTTRLWLGRYSDSNPDGLNPTDNGSTDAATREPIYLEQILEQDYMIQNENGFELAGMAIGLAMNSVDYYKVNDVPMEQAISRDKLEEQAKAYADTIISRLRQTEGLESIPIVIGIYEQTAQDSPIGGVYLFEGVSMEGTAISEWITRNESKVVFPLQSGTQTEESSNFDNFKNEVQDFFPNLNGIVGEGKYIDGQLMSLEIDIMTQFYGETEIIAFTQHVTDAAGRFLPQNIPVEITIESINGIESFLTRETNSQGFSYHIFD; encoded by the coding sequence GTGAATAAAGCGAAAAGCGTCATCCTTATGACTGTCTCCGGAGCGGCGATGTTCCTGTTGGCCAGTTGCGGACAGCTAGCAGAGACGCAAACGACGGAGAACACAACCAAAAACGGTCCTGAGAAAGTGACTGTCCAAACGACACAGAATCAGTTGTCGACCGATTATTATCCTGCCTTGATCGTGGACGGCAAGTACCAATTCAGCCAGAATCGCGGCGTCAGCCTCTCGTTGAACTCGACAGCCAATATCAAAGATTTTGAGGCGGATCTGTTGGATGTAGCGAAAAATGTTTTTCCGACTGACCAATATTTTTTTCAAGAAGGCCAAGTCATCGATTATGATACGACCAGGTTGTGGTTGGGGCGTTACAGCGACTCCAATCCGGACGGCTTGAATCCGACCGACAACGGCAGTACCGATGCGGCAACCAGGGAGCCGATCTATCTGGAGCAGATTTTGGAGCAGGACTATATGATCCAAAATGAAAATGGCTTCGAATTGGCCGGGATGGCCATCGGTCTGGCGATGAATTCGGTCGACTATTACAAAGTGAACGATGTGCCGATGGAACAAGCCATTTCCCGCGATAAGCTGGAAGAACAGGCAAAAGCCTATGCAGATACGATCATTTCCCGTCTGCGCCAGACCGAGGGATTGGAAAGCATTCCGATCGTCATCGGTATTTATGAACAAACGGCGCAGGACAGCCCAATCGGCGGCGTCTATCTGTTCGAAGGCGTCTCTATGGAAGGAACTGCGATCAGCGAATGGATCACCCGCAATGAAAGCAAAGTTGTGTTCCCGTTGCAGAGCGGAACGCAGACGGAAGAATCTTCCAACTTTGATAACTTCAAAAATGAAGTGCAGGATTTCTTCCCGAATCTGAACGGAATCGTCGGCGAAGGCAAATACATCGATGGACAATTGATGTCGCTCGAAATAGACATCATGACGCAGTTCTACGGGGAAACGGAAATCATCGCTTTCACCCAGCACGTAACGGATGCGGCAGGGCGTTTCCTTCCCCAAAACATTCCTGTTGAGATCACAATCGAATCCATCAACGGCATCGAATCGTTCCTGACAAGAGAGACTAATAGTCAGGGCTTCAGTTATCATATCTTTGATTAG
- the gatC gene encoding Asp-tRNA(Asn)/Glu-tRNA(Gln) amidotransferase subunit GatC has translation MAITEEQVRHVAKLAKLEFAPNEIKHFTEQLGDIIDMVEQLEAVDTTDVPVTSHGYALKNVMREDVAEPGMDRDLLFKNVKTAEDGMIQVPAILDNEVEGA, from the coding sequence ATGGCAATCACTGAAGAGCAAGTGCGTCACGTAGCAAAACTGGCCAAGCTGGAATTCGCTCCTAATGAAATTAAACATTTTACAGAACAATTGGGCGACATCATCGACATGGTGGAACAATTGGAAGCAGTCGATACAACGGATGTACCCGTGACTTCTCATGGTTATGCATTGAAGAATGTCATGCGTGAAGATGTAGCGGAACCAGGAATGGATCGCGACCTCTTATTCAAAAACGTCAAGACAGCCGAAGACGGCATGATCCAAGTGCCGGCAATTTTAGATAACGAGGTGGAAGGCGCATGA
- the gatA gene encoding Asp-tRNA(Asn)/Glu-tRNA(Gln) amidotransferase subunit GatA: protein MSIFNETLTSLHEGLVNKEFSSVELTQAAFKRIAETDGKVEAFLALNEEGALKQAQAADEKGYADGNVLNGIPLGIKDNIVTEGVTTTAASRMLGDFMPIYDATVVTKLKEAGAVNVGKLNMDEFAMGGSTENSYYKKTKNAWDLTKVPGGSSGGSAAAVASGEVVASLGSDTGGSIRQPAAFNGIVGMKPTYGRVSRYGLIAFASSLDQIGPMTRNVTDNALLLEAISGYDKRDSTSMNLEVPKFSANLNGKVAGMKIALPKEYFQEGVSAEIQEAVRKAAAQFEEMGAIVEEVSMPTLAYGIPAYYIIASSEASSNLQRFDGVRYGYRAENVNSLDELYIKSRSEGFGMEVKRRIMLGTFSLSAGFYDAYFKKAGQVRTLIKRDFANIFAGYDLILGPTTTTTAFGIGEKNDDPLAMYMDDLLTVTINLAGVPAISVPGGFSADGMPIGIQLIGNYFEEAKIYQAAFALEQANDYLDQHPNL, encoded by the coding sequence ATGAGTATTTTCAATGAAACGCTAACGAGCCTGCATGAAGGTTTAGTCAACAAAGAATTCTCTTCCGTGGAACTGACACAAGCAGCCTTCAAACGTATCGCTGAAACAGACGGAAAAGTGGAAGCATTCTTGGCTTTGAACGAAGAAGGAGCCTTGAAACAAGCGCAAGCAGCTGACGAAAAAGGCTACGCAGACGGAAATGTCCTGAATGGTATTCCTTTAGGGATCAAAGACAACATCGTCACAGAAGGCGTGACAACGACAGCGGCGAGCCGTATGTTGGGCGACTTCATGCCGATCTATGACGCAACAGTCGTCACAAAATTGAAGGAAGCCGGCGCCGTCAACGTCGGAAAACTGAATATGGACGAATTTGCCATGGGAGGAAGCACGGAAAACTCCTACTACAAAAAAACCAAAAATGCTTGGGATCTGACTAAAGTTCCCGGCGGTTCATCCGGTGGTTCCGCTGCTGCGGTTGCCAGCGGTGAAGTTGTCGCTTCCCTGGGTTCCGACACAGGCGGAAGTATCCGCCAACCGGCTGCCTTCAACGGCATCGTCGGCATGAAACCGACATACGGACGCGTATCCCGTTACGGCTTGATCGCTTTTGCATCCAGCCTTGACCAAATCGGCCCGATGACGCGCAACGTAACCGATAATGCTTTGTTGTTGGAAGCAATCAGTGGCTACGATAAGAGAGATTCCACCAGCATGAATCTCGAAGTTCCAAAATTCAGCGCGAACCTGAACGGAAAAGTTGCGGGCATGAAGATTGCCTTGCCGAAGGAATATTTCCAGGAAGGCGTATCCGCTGAAATCCAAGAGGCTGTCAGAAAAGCAGCTGCCCAATTCGAAGAAATGGGCGCAATCGTGGAAGAAGTCAGCATGCCGACTTTGGCTTACGGAATCCCTGCTTACTACATCATCGCTTCTTCGGAAGCTTCATCCAACCTGCAGCGTTTTGACGGCGTGCGTTACGGCTACCGCGCAGAAAATGTGAACTCATTGGACGAATTGTACATCAAGAGCCGTTCCGAAGGTTTCGGGATGGAAGTGAAACGCCGCATCATGTTGGGAACCTTCTCACTGAGTGCCGGTTTCTACGATGCTTACTTCAAAAAAGCGGGTCAGGTCCGCACGTTGATCAAACGCGACTTCGCGAATATCTTCGCAGGCTACGATCTGATTCTGGGACCTACCACTACTACGACTGCCTTCGGAATCGGCGAAAAGAACGATGATCCATTGGCTATGTACATGGACGACTTGTTGACCGTAACGATCAACTTGGCGGGTGTTCCGGCCATTTCCGTTCCTGGCGGCTTCTCGGCTGACGGTATGCCGATCGGGATCCAATTGATCGGTAACTACTTCGAAGAAGCAAAAATCTATCAAGCTGCTTTTGCACTGGAACAAGCGAACGATTATCTTGACCAACACCCAAACCTGTAG
- the gatB gene encoding Asp-tRNA(Asn)/Glu-tRNA(Gln) amidotransferase subunit GatB yields the protein MNYETVIGLEVHVELKTESKMFSPSPAHFGAEPNTNTNVIDWGYPGVLPVINKGAVEFCMKAALALNCEISTETHFDRKNYFYPDNPKAYQISQLDNPIGHDGWVEIEVEGVKKKIRIERVHLEEDAGKNMHGSDGYSYVDLNRQGTPLIEIVSEADMRSPEEAYAYLDAVRQIIMYTDVSDVKMEEGSMRCDANISIRPFGQEKFGTKTELKNLNSFNFVRRGLAHEEKRQAQVLNAGGVIQQETRRFDETNGETILMRVKEGESDYRYFPEPDLPGLTISQEWIDRVKASIPEMPAKRREKYISEYDLPEYDAMVLTLSKEMSDFFEGTIDAGADAKLASNWLMGEVSAYLNSEKVELADTKLTPANLAGMITLIEDGTISTKIAKKVFRLLATKGGDAKSVVEAEGLIQMSDPAQLLPIINAVLDNSQQSVDDFKAGKDRAKGFLVGQIMKQTKGQANPGMVNQLLAQELEKR from the coding sequence ATGAATTATGAAACAGTCATCGGACTGGAAGTCCATGTGGAATTGAAAACTGAATCAAAAATGTTCTCCCCATCTCCAGCACACTTTGGGGCGGAACCGAACACAAACACAAACGTTATCGACTGGGGTTACCCAGGCGTCTTGCCTGTCATCAACAAAGGCGCAGTTGAATTCTGCATGAAGGCCGCTTTGGCTCTGAACTGCGAAATCTCGACGGAAACACACTTTGACCGCAAAAACTACTTCTACCCGGACAATCCGAAAGCTTACCAAATTTCGCAATTGGACAACCCGATCGGCCATGATGGCTGGGTCGAAATCGAAGTGGAAGGCGTCAAGAAAAAGATCCGTATCGAACGCGTCCATCTTGAAGAAGATGCCGGCAAAAACATGCACGGATCGGACGGCTATTCTTATGTCGACTTGAACCGTCAAGGAACACCACTGATCGAAATCGTATCGGAAGCAGATATGCGCTCTCCGGAAGAGGCTTATGCCTACCTGGATGCGGTACGCCAAATCATCATGTACACAGATGTATCCGATGTGAAGATGGAAGAAGGCTCCATGCGTTGCGATGCCAACATTTCCATCCGCCCATTCGGCCAAGAAAAATTCGGCACGAAGACGGAATTGAAGAACCTGAACTCCTTCAACTTCGTCCGCAGAGGGTTGGCTCATGAAGAAAAACGCCAAGCACAAGTATTGAACGCTGGCGGCGTTATCCAACAGGAAACACGCCGTTTCGATGAAACAAATGGCGAAACGATCCTGATGCGCGTCAAGGAGGGCGAAAGTGATTACCGTTACTTCCCGGAACCGGATCTGCCAGGCTTGACCATTTCCCAAGAATGGATCGACCGCGTAAAAGCCTCCATCCCGGAGATGCCTGCAAAACGCCGCGAAAAATACATTTCTGAATACGATCTGCCTGAATACGATGCGATGGTATTGACGCTTTCGAAAGAAATGTCCGACTTCTTCGAAGGCACCATCGATGCCGGCGCCGATGCCAAATTGGCTTCCAACTGGTTGATGGGCGAAGTATCCGCCTACCTGAACAGCGAAAAAGTGGAATTGGCCGACACGAAACTGACGCCAGCGAACCTTGCCGGCATGATTACGTTGATTGAAGACGGCACCATCAGCACGAAAATCGCCAAGAAAGTCTTCCGCCTGTTGGCAACAAAAGGCGGCGACGCCAAATCCGTCGTTGAAGCAGAAGGCCTGATCCAAATGAGCGATCCAGCCCAATTGTTGCCGATCATCAACGCCGTTTTGGACAACAGCCAACAATCCGTTGACGACTTCAAAGCCGGAAAAGACCGCGCCAAAGGCTTCCTCGTAGGCCAAATCATGAAACAAACCAAAGGCCAAGCCAACCCAGGCATGGTCAACCAACTACTAGCACAAGAACTAGAAAAAAGATAG
- a CDS encoding diacylglycerol kinase has translation MRARVIYNPTSGREMLKKSMIDILQILEEAGYEASAYATTPEPLSATKEAERAALAGFDLIVAAGGDGTVNEVVNGIAGLDHRPTVGIIPAGTTNDYARALKIPRSNLLDAARVIAAGNAIPMDIGQSNDTYFINIAAGGYLTDLTYDVPAKLKTIFGYLAYLVKGAEKIPQLKPMHMRIEYEGGVYDGMASMFFVALTNSVGGFETIDPNIVLGDGKFTLFIVKTANIFEILQLLAQVLNGGRHLENTNVLYTHTSFVKAESMDGSRLMINLDGEYGGDAPTLFTNHQQHIKIIGNTSDYADPIEEADGNILEGAGTGFMKEVETLHPDEVNDKRLPYDGKN, from the coding sequence ATGAGAGCAAGAGTAATTTACAATCCTACTTCCGGAAGAGAAATGCTGAAAAAAAGCATGATTGACATCCTTCAAATATTGGAAGAAGCAGGCTATGAGGCCAGTGCTTATGCCACGACACCAGAACCCCTTTCCGCAACAAAAGAAGCAGAACGCGCCGCTTTGGCCGGTTTCGATCTGATCGTTGCGGCAGGCGGAGACGGTACAGTAAACGAAGTCGTCAACGGCATCGCCGGTTTGGACCACAGACCAACAGTCGGCATCATACCTGCGGGGACCACAAATGACTATGCCCGTGCTTTGAAGATTCCACGCTCAAATCTATTGGATGCAGCCCGCGTGATTGCAGCCGGCAATGCCATCCCGATGGATATCGGTCAATCGAATGATACTTATTTCATAAACATCGCAGCAGGCGGCTATCTGACGGATCTGACCTACGACGTTCCGGCAAAACTGAAGACCATTTTCGGCTACCTTGCCTATCTGGTGAAAGGCGCCGAAAAAATCCCGCAGCTCAAACCGATGCATATGCGCATCGAATATGAAGGCGGCGTTTATGACGGCATGGCTTCCATGTTCTTCGTGGCCTTGACCAATTCGGTCGGCGGTTTTGAAACGATCGATCCGAACATCGTTTTGGGGGACGGCAAGTTCACGCTGTTTATCGTGAAGACAGCGAATATCTTCGAAATCCTGCAACTGTTGGCCCAAGTGTTGAACGGAGGCAGACATCTGGAAAATACGAATGTCCTCTACACACATACCAGCTTTGTGAAAGCAGAATCCATGGACGGGTCCCGCTTGATGATCAACTTGGATGGCGAGTACGGTGGCGATGCACCGACTTTGTTCACGAACCACCAGCAACACATCAAGATCATCGGCAATACTTCCGATTACGCTGATCCGATTGAAGAAGCCGATGGGAACATTCTTGAAGGGGCCGGCACAGGCTTCATGAAGGAAGTTGAAACCTTGCACCCGGATGAAGTGAACGACAAACGTTTGCCTTACGACGGCAAGAACTAA